One stretch of Candidatus Rickettsiella isopodorum DNA includes these proteins:
- a CDS encoding ankyrin repeat domain-containing protein encodes MLQKNKYPIQQSKINLVRFRSRQCNSQLINRNLVINNIFRAVRHGCLGTVKFFVEAGARINSKNLDGSTPLHLAAQYGYLNIVKYLLKSGSHLEVKDRIIGNTPLHLATLYGHLDIVKYLFESGSDLNIINKRGDTLLSYAAQYRHLAIVKYLIENGANLEEEYSNGITPLHYAAQENNLAIAEYLIKKGMDVNKITNAGNTALYYAIRNGHLDMVRYLVDKGANVESMDKQHNSPLYYATLFGYTEIVNYLLSKKVNPENKTNINMPPLYIATLRGDLELVKNFVESGANLEIRDSANNTPLHSAISNGYPELVKYLIEKNVNLEAKNNEGNTPLHIAVLMDDLELVNYLLEANANWRAVNNKNKTPLQIIILNNNIALMEYLVEKIAVNSEIKNNIYQQVFYYAAMSGEIKIVKFLAEKGLNLEIRDEVGITPLHVASSNGHLEIVKYLIEEKKANLEPRNEWNKTPLHEASKSGSLKIVKYFTKKNAKLEIKDKQGSTPLHEASKNNHLQIVKFLVENGVNLEVQDEQGRTPLHYAAKNGHLEIVQYLIEKKANLEIKDESNRTALHEASKSCYLEIVKHLIEKGADIEAKDHSGNTPLHLAVSRNNLKIVEYLIECGAILNARDNNGSTPLHIAALYDYVKLTKYLIEQGADIKAKNNQNETILQEAENSGSFLTIRYLIKEKNLTISSIFDAIKKSQLSLVRFHVEEENIDLEIKDLYGRTPLLFSIWFGYTEIVKYLVKKGADLKSTDNQGNTPLHLVGIVGYINLMQILLDHSANVEAKNNEGNTPLHVAVLNYHLEVIRYLVGHSTVNLNTPGNSGNTALHFAMTIRDSNLSLEIVKYLLEQKADIEIKNNEGNTPLHVAVLNHRLEVIHYLVEQSTVNLNTPGNRGNTALHFAMTIRDAKFSLEIVKYLLEKKAILKVKNRDGHTPINLAIINRHYEIIQYLRKKNYKRNKSLEVVQIDPNPLAKDLESKTKISRQHHVEVKLENELPSKHRTVNINSAEGFNLLGFFKPISCPHNNLNDQKFKVDYLHMNNTLYLVDMLVRKKTGKKHNFFQDNYLSDLEVQAYALNIITEFEKDLKESEINADFNEVALLAKLVGKIKSGQLCEISKILLSTIQEANFPILKQVNQKK; translated from the coding sequence ATGTTACAAAAGAATAAATATCCCATTCAACAGAGTAAAATTAACCTAGTTCGTTTTCGTAGCCGACAATGTAATTCGCAATTAATAAATAGAAATCTAGTGATCAATAATATATTTAGAGCGGTAAGACACGGTTGTTTAGGTACGGTAAAGTTTTTTGTGGAAGCAGGTGCTAGAATAAATAGTAAAAATTTAGATGGAAGTACACCATTACATCTTGCCGCGCAATACGGTTATCTCAATATAGTAAAATATTTACTAAAAAGTGGTTCACATTTAGAAGTAAAGGACAGAATTATAGGCAATACACCATTACACCTGGCCACTCTATACGGTCATTTAGATATCGTTAAATATTTATTTGAGAGTGGATCGGATTTAAATATCATTAATAAACGAGGTGATACACTGTTGAGTTATGCGGCTCAATATAGGCATTTAGCGATAGTAAAATATCTGATAGAAAATGGAGCAAACTTAGAAGAAGAATATAGTAATGGTATTACGCCTTTGCACTATGCTGCTCAAGAAAATAATTTAGCGATAGCAGAATATTTAATCAAAAAAGGCATGGATGTTAACAAAATAACTAATGCAGGGAACACGGCATTGTATTATGCTATTCGAAATGGTCATTTAGATATGGTTCGGTATTTAGTTGATAAAGGAGCTAATGTAGAATCAATGGATAAACAACATAATAGCCCACTCTATTATGCTACATTATTTGGTTATACAGAGATTGTTAATTATTTACTGAGTAAAAAAGTAAATCCAGAAAATAAAACGAATATAAATATGCCTCCTTTATATATTGCGACCTTAAGAGGAGATTTAGAACTTGTTAAGAATTTTGTTGAAAGCGGTGCTAATTTAGAGATTAGAGATAGTGCTAATAATACGCCATTACATTCTGCTATTAGCAATGGCTATCCTGAATTAGTGAAGTATTTGATTGAAAAAAATGTAAACTTAGAAGCAAAAAATAATGAGGGTAATACCCCTTTACATATTGCCGTTTTAATGGATGATTTAGAATTAGTTAATTATTTACTCGAAGCAAATGCTAATTGGAGAGCCGTTAATAATAAAAATAAGACACCACTACAGATAATTATCTTGAATAATAATATAGCTTTAATGGAATATTTAGTAGAAAAAATAGCGGTTAATTCGGAAATAAAAAATAATATATACCAGCAGGTATTCTATTATGCAGCAATGAGTGGAGAAATAAAAATAGTAAAATTTCTCGCAGAAAAAGGGCTAAATTTAGAAATAAGAGATGAGGTGGGTATTACTCCCTTGCATGTAGCATCTAGTAATGGCCATTTAGAAATTGTTAAATATCTCATAGAAGAAAAAAAAGCTAATTTAGAGCCAAGGAATGAGTGGAATAAAACTCCTCTCCATGAGGCTTCCAAAAGCGGATCTTTAAAAATAGTTAAATATTTTACAAAGAAAAATGCAAAGTTGGAAATAAAAGATAAACAAGGTAGCACTCCTCTTCATGAGGCTTCCAAAAATAATCACTTACAGATAGTGAAGTTTCTTGTAGAAAATGGAGTTAATTTAGAAGTACAAGATGAACAAGGGCGTACTCCTTTGCATTATGCTGCAAAAAATGGTCATTTAGAGATAGTTCAATATCTTATAGAAAAGAAAGCTAATTTAGAAATAAAGGACGAGTCGAATAGGACTGCTCTTCACGAAGCTTCAAAAAGCTGCTATTTAGAAATAGTCAAGCATCTTATCGAGAAAGGTGCTGATATTGAGGCAAAAGATCATTCAGGTAATACGCCTTTACATTTAGCAGTTTCAAGGAATAATTTAAAGATAGTCGAATATCTAATAGAGTGCGGTGCTATCTTAAATGCAAGGGATAATAACGGGAGTACGCCATTACATATTGCCGCCTTATATGATTACGTAAAGCTGACAAAGTATTTAATCGAGCAAGGAGCCGATATAAAAGCTAAAAATAATCAGAATGAAACCATTTTACAGGAAGCTGAAAACAGCGGTAGTTTTTTGACTATTAGGTATTTAATTAAGGAAAAAAATCTAACTATAAGCAGTATATTTGATGCGATAAAAAAAAGTCAGTTGAGTTTAGTTAGATTCCATGTAGAAGAAGAAAATATCGATCTAGAGATTAAAGATTTATACGGGCGTACACCATTACTTTTTTCTATTTGGTTTGGTTATACAGAGATAGTGAAATATTTAGTGAAAAAAGGTGCTGATTTAAAAAGTACAGATAATCAAGGTAATACACCCTTACATCTGGTAGGTATAGTAGGTTATATCAATTTGATGCAAATTTTACTCGATCATAGTGCCAATGTTGAGGCAAAAAATAACGAAGGGAATACCCCGTTGCATGTTGCGGTTTTAAACTATCATTTAGAAGTTATTCGTTACTTGGTTGGGCATAGTACGGTAAATCTAAATACACCAGGTAATAGCGGAAATACAGCACTGCACTTCGCTATGACCATTCGTGATTCCAATTTATCATTAGAAATAGTGAAATATTTGTTGGAACAAAAGGCGGATATAGAAATAAAAAATAATGAAGGGAATACTCCGTTACATGTGGCTGTTTTAAACCATCGTTTAGAAGTGATTCATTATCTAGTTGAACAGAGCACGGTGAATCTAAATACACCAGGTAATAGGGGAAATACAGCACTGCACTTCGCTATGACCATTCGCGATGCCAAGTTTTCGTTAGAAATAGTGAAATATTTGTTGGAAAAAAAGGCTATTTTAAAAGTAAAAAATAGAGATGGGCATACTCCAATAAACCTGGCAATCATAAATCGCCATTATGAGATAATACAATATCTAAGAAAAAAAAATTATAAACGTAACAAATCGCTAGAAGTTGTTCAGATAGATCCTAACCCTTTAGCAAAAGATTTAGAGTCAAAAACAAAAATATCTCGACAGCATCATGTAGAGGTTAAATTAGAAAATGAGTTGCCTTCAAAACATCGTACAGTAAATATCAACTCTGCAGAGGGGTTTAATTTACTTGGATTTTTCAAGCCAATTTCTTGTCCGCATAATAATTTGAATGATCAAAAGTTTAAGGTTGATTATTTACATATGAATAATACGTTGTATTTAGTTGATATGCTGGTAAGAAAAAAAACAGGTAAAAAACACAACTTTTTTCAAGATAATTATCTCTCTGATTTAGAAGTACAAGCCTACGCATTAAATATCATAACTGAATTTGAGAAAGATTTAAAAGAGTCAGAAATTAATGCTGACTTTAATGAAGTTGCTTTGCTAGCGAAATTGGTAGGTAAAATAAAAAGTGGACAGCTCTGTGAAATCTCAAAAATTTTATTATCAACGATACAGGAAGCCAATTTTCCGATATTGAAACAAGTTAACCAAAAAAAATAA